One Triticum dicoccoides isolate Atlit2015 ecotype Zavitan chromosome 5B, WEW_v2.0, whole genome shotgun sequence genomic window carries:
- the LOC119312146 gene encoding uncharacterized protein LOC119312146 isoform X1: MDTGADPPRYRRLRKASELRTAAAHPPPKRMCPSEEHDSCCEDKISSLPDEMLIMIINKLDARTAITTTILSKRWRDLPAHSHTCYDLGVDDILPPRYHKLKQMVVEAKAGYVAEKNALKLAGSHAFRDRFFAVNDWMWRVRRLTTHLQRYERWAMRRYVKRVNAFLLPPTIVQQRSIQKLRLQTFGTSNCIDQWITSAIGRWGVEDLELIIDNSSWRYDFRLLDECKNVRLKRLVLSNCYHHDAPNSLTFQRLTALTLCKEHISHVCYVLRNCVQLVDLSLKHSDYNQDPLHICVPKSKLKNLQLDNCNVGQVYLTSLPCLEAFACRGQPIELHYGEVPRLRHVSLNFLQTGDNGKDGSLCRLGKLFLGIPPPLEYLALQLRGGQMWIKPVAIRSQLNHLKKLFIANVAMNWGTFWILTLLAAAPALESLHVHFDSEKASAPGLLDVQAEHHQHHYHLKELMVVGFNAVAWQTGFVKRIMQASPILEHVHLLDGHVVEDEERELVGLEIVRSRREWHQCERLEVLDELTDGISSLHPKIVLE, encoded by the exons ATGTGTCCGAGTGAGGAACATGACAGTTGCTGTGAGGACAAGATCAGCAGCTTACCAGACGAGATGTTAATCATGATCATCAATAAGCTAGATGCACGGACGGCGATAACCACCACTATCCTTTCGAAGCGATGGCGGGATCTTCCTGCACACTCGCACACATGTTATGACCTTGGTGTTGATGACATCCTCCCTCCACGCTACCACAAACTGAAGCAAATGGTAGTGGAGGCTAAGGCAGGGTATGTGGCAGAGAAGAACGCACTGAAGTTGGCCGGTAGTCATGCTTTTAGAGACCGATTCTTTGCCGTCAATGACTGGATGTGGAGAGTCCGACGGCTGACAACTCACCTGCAACGTTATGAGCGTTGGGCCATGCGACGCTATGTTAAACGGGTGAACGCGTTCCTTCTTCCCCCCACCATTGTTCAGCAACGGTCTATCCAGAAGCTGAGGCTTCAAACCTTTGGGACGAGCAATTGCATTGATCAATGGATTACGTCAGCGATTGGCAGATGGGGCGTTGAAGATTTGGAGCTTATCATTGACAACTCTTCCTGGCGCTATGACTTCCGGCTATTGGATGAATGCAAGAATGTGCGATTGAAACGACTTGTGCTATCCAATTGTTATCATCATGATGCACCCAACTCCTTGACGTTTCAGAGGCTCACAGCACTTACTCTGTGCAAAGAACATATTTCACACGTTTGTTATGTTCTTAGAAACTGCGTGCAGCTGGTGGATTTGAGCCTGAAACATTCCGATTATAACCAAGATCCTCTTCATATTTGTGTTCCTAAGTCAAAGTTAAAGAATCTGCAATTGGACAACTGCAACGTTGGGCAAGTCTATCTGACTTCACTGCCTTGTCTTGAAGCATTTGCTTGTCGCGGTCAGCCAATCGAATTACACTACGGCGAGGTCCCTCGACTTAGGCATGTGAGTTTGAACTTCTTGCAAACGGGAGATAATGGCAAGGATGGTTCCTTATGTCGACTAGGCAAGTTGTTTTTAGGGATTCCGCCACCGCTAGAGTACCTTGCTCTGCAATTAAGAGGGGGTCAG ATGTGGATTAAACCTGTTGCCATTCGCAGCCAGCTTAATCATCTCAAGAAACTGTTCATTGCAAACGTGGCAATGAACTGGGGTACATTCTGGATTCTCACCCTACTTGCTGCCGCACCTGCCTTGGAGTCGCTCCATGTTCAT TTTGACTCAGAGAAGGCGAGTGCTCCAGGATTACTAGATGTGCAAGCGGAACACCATCAGCACCACTATCACCTGAAAGAACTCATGGTCGTTGGCTTCAACGCGGTGGCATGGCAGACGGGCTTTGTGAAGCGGATCATGCAGGCATCGCCGATCCTGGAGCACGTCCACCTGCTGGACGGGCACGTCGTGGAGGATGAAGAACGGGAACTCGTCGGCCTGGAGATCGTCCGCTCCCGCCGGGAGTGGCACCAGTGCGAGAGATTGGAGGTGCTCGACGAACTGACAGACGGGATCAGTTCGCTGCATCCCAAAATAGTTTTGGAATGA
- the LOC119312149 gene encoding uncharacterized protein LOC119312149 yields the protein MDTGADPPRYRRLRKASELRTAAALPPPKRMRPSEEQDSCCEDKISSLPDEMLIMIIDKLDARTAITTTILSKRWRDLPAHSHTCYDLGVDDILPPRYHKLKQMVVEAKAGYVAEKNALKLAGSHAFRDRFFAVNDWIWRVRRLTTHLQRYERWAMRRYVKRVNAFLLPRTNVQQRSIKKLRLQTFGTSSCNDQWVTSAIGRWGVEDMELVIDNSSWCYDFRLLDECKNVRLKRLVLSNCYHHYAPKSLTFQRLTALTLCKECSHISHVCYILRNCVQLAYLSLKYSGHNRDSLHIRVPKSKLKNLQLDNCNVGQVYLTSLPCLEAFACRGQPIELHYGEVPQLRHVSLNFLQTGDNAKDGSLCGLSKLFLGIPPPLEYLALQLRGGQMWIKPAAIRSQLNHLKKLLFANVAMNWDTFWILTLLAAAPALESLHVHFVNNSEKASAAGSLDVQVEHRQHHHHLKELMVIGFGGVAWQTGFVKRIMRASPILERVHLLDGYVVEDEDRELVGLKIVRRRRECHECERLEVLNKLTDGIRSPHLEIVLE from the exons ATGGACACTGGCGCAGATCCTCCGCGCTACCGTCGGCTCAGGAAGGCCTCCGAGctccgcaccgccgccgccctcccacCCCCGAAACGG ATGCGTCCGAGTGAGGAACAGGACAGTTGCTGTGAGGACAAGATCAGCAGCTTACCCGACGAGATGTTAATCATGATCATCGATAAGCTAGATGCACGGACGGCGATAACCACCACTATCCTTTCGAAGCGATGGCGGGATCTTCCTGCACACTCGCACACATGTTATGACCTTGGTGTTGATGACATCCTCCCTCCACGCTACCACAAACTGAAGCAAATGGTGGTGGAGGCTAAGGCAGGGTATGTGGCAGAGAAGAATGCACTGAAGTTGGCCGGTAGTCATGCTTTTAGAGACCGATTCTTTGCCGTCAATGACTGGATATGGAGAGTCCGACGGCTGACAACTCACCTGCAACGTTATGAGCGTTGGGCCATGCGGCGCTATGTTAAACGGGTGAATGCGTTCCTTCTGCCCCGCACCAATGTTCAGCAACGGTCTATCAAGAAGCTGAGGCTTCAAACCTTTGGGACGAGCAGTTGCAATGATCAATGGGTTACGTCAGCGATTGGCAGATGGGGCGTTGAAGATATGGAGCTTGTCATTGACAACTCTTCCTGGTGCTATGACTTCCGGCTATTGGATGAATGCAAGAATGTGCGATTGAAACGACTTGTGCTATCCAATTGTTATCATCATTATGCACCCAAGTCCTTGACGTTTCAGAGGCTCACAGCACTTACTCTGTGCAAAGAATGTTCGCATATTTCACACGTTTGTTATATTCTGAGAAATTGTGTGCAGCTGGCGTATTTGAGCCTGAAATATTCTGGTCATAACCGAGATTCTCTTCATATTCGTGTTCCTAAGTCAAAGTTAAAGAATCTGCAATTGGACAACTGCAACGTTGGGCAAGTCTATCTGACTTCACTGCCTTGTCTTGAAGCATTTGCTTGTCGCGGTCAGCCAATCGAATTACACTACGGCGAGGTGCCTCAACTTAGGCATGTGAGTTTgaacttcttgcaaactggagataATGCCAAGGATGGTTCCTTATGTGGACTAAGCAAGTTGTTTTTAGGGATTCCGCCACCGCTAGAGTACCTTGCTCTGCAATTAAGAGGGGGTCAG ATGTGGATTAAACCTGCTGCCATTCGCAGCCAGCTTAATCATCTCAAGAAACTATTATTTGCAAACGTGGCAATGAACTGGGATACATTCTGGATTCTCACCCTACTTGCTGCCGCACCTGCCCTGGAGTCACTCCATGTTCAT TTTGTCAACAACTCAGAGAAGGCGAGTGCTGCAGGATCACTAGATGTGCAAGTGGAACACCGTCAGCATCACCATCACCTGAAAGAACTCATGGTCATCGGCTTCGGCGGGGTGGCATGGCAGACCGGCTTTGTGAAGCGGATCATGCGGGCGTCACCGATCCTGGAGCGCGTCCACCTGCTGGACGGGTACGTTGTGGAGGACGAAGATCGGGAGCTCGTCGGCCTGaagatcgtccgccgccgccgggAGTGTCACGAGTGCGAGAGATTGGAGGTGCTCAACAAACTGACAGACGGGATCCGTTCGCCCCATCTCGAAATAGTTTTGGAATGA
- the LOC119312148 gene encoding uncharacterized protein LOC119312148 — MDAGADPPRRRRPRKASDLRAAAAYPHPKRMRLSEEHSSCCEDKISSLPDEMLILIIDKLDARTAISTTILSRRWRDLPTYPRTCYDLAVDDLLPPRYHRLKQIMMEAKAGYKAEKNALKSDDSYASRDQLYSFKDWKWKVRLLTPILQRYERLAMRRYVKRVNAFLLPPNNVQQRSIQKLRLQACGTSNFADQWITEAIGRWGVEDLELFIDNSCWRYDFRLLDGCKNVRLKRLVLSNCDHCFAPYSLTFQKLTSLTLCKESSRMSRVDDILRNCMQLVDLRLKDLSCRQPAFHIFGPNSKLKSLQLDNYNTVGVYLGLVPYLETFACRGQPTILHYGLVPRLRHVSLNFLQTGDDGKNDSSGSNRTYRLSKFFLGAPPPLECLVLQLRGRQMWMELTAIPDQLSHLKKLFIANVPMNWDTFWILHLLGAAPALESLHVHFDSKSEKAAAGSLDVQVEHHQHHHHLKELVVIGFGRAAWQTGFVKQIIQASPILERVRLLDGHVVEDEDREHVGLDIVRRRREWPECGRSEVLDELTDGISSPHLEIVLE, encoded by the exons ATGGACGCGGGCGCAGATCCTCCACGCCGCCGCCGGCCCAGGAAGGCCTCcgatctccgcgccgccgccgcctacccACACCCGAAACGG ATGCGTCTGAGCGAGGAACACAGCAGTTGCTGTGAGGACAAGATCAGCAGCTTACCTGACGAGATGTTAATCTTGATCATCGACAAGCTAGATGCACGGACAGCGATAAGCACCACTATCCTTTCGAGGCGATGGCGGGATCTTCCTACATACCCGCGCACATGTTATGACCTTGCGGTTGATGACCTTCTCCCTCCACGGTACCACAGACTGAAGCAAATTATGATGGAGGCTAAGGCAGGGTATAAGGCAGAGAAGAATGCACTGAAGTCGGACGACAGTTATGCTTCTAGAGACCAGTTATATTCCTTCAAAGACTGGAAGTGGAAAGTCCGTCTGCTAACACCCATCCTTCAACGTTATGAGCGTTTGGCCATGCGACGCTATGTTAAACGGGTGAATGCATTCCTTCTGCCCCCCAACAATGTTCAGCAACGGTCTATCCAGAAGCTGAGGCTTCAAGCCTGTGGGACGAGCAATTTCGCTGATCAATGGATTACGGAAGCGATTGGCAGATGGGGCGTTGAAGATTTGGAGCTTTTCATTGACAACTCTTGCTGGCGCTATGACTTCCGGCTGTTGGATGGATGCAAAAATGTGCGACTGAAACGGCTTGTGCTATCCAATTGTGATCATTGTTTTGCACCCTATTCCTTGACATTTCAGAAGCTCACATCACTTACTCTCTGCAAAGAAAGTTCACGTATGTCACGCGTTGATGATATTCTGAGAAACTGCATGCAGCTGGTGGATTTGAGGCTGAAAGATTTAAGTTGTCGCCAACCTGCTTTTCATATCTTTGGTCCTAACTCAAAGTTAAAGAGTCTGCAATTGGACAACTACAACACTGTGGGTGTCTACCTGGGTTTGGTGCCTTATCTTGAAACATTTGCTTGTCGTGGTCAGCCAACTATACTACACTATGGCTTGGTGCCTCGGCTTAGGCATGTGAGTTTgaacttcttgcaaactggagatgACGGCAAGAATGATTCCTCTGGTAGCAACAGGACATATCGACTAAGCAAATTCTTTTTAGGGGCGCCGCCACCGCTAGAGTGCCTTGTTCTGCAGTTAAGAGGGCGTCAG ATGTGGATGGAACTAACCGCCATTCCCGACCAGCTCAGTCATCTCAAGAAACTATTCATTGCGAACGTGCCAATGAACTGGGATACATTCTGGATTCTCCACCTACTTGGTGCCGCACCTGCCTTGGAGTCGCTCCATGTTCAT TTTGACAGCAAGTCAGAGAAGGCAGCTGCTGGATCACTGGATGTGCAAGTGGAACACCATCAGCACCACCATCACCTGAAAGAACTCGTGGTCATCGGCTTCGGCAGGGCGGCGTGGCAGACAGGCTTTGTGAAGCAGATCATCCAGGCATCGCCGATCCTGGAGCGCGTCCGCCTGCTGGACGGGCACGTCGTCGAGGACGAAGATCGGGAGCATGTCGGCCTGGACATCGTGCGCCGCCGCCGGGAGTGGCCCGAGTGCGGGAGATCGGAGGTGCTCGACGAACTGACGGACGGGATCAGTTCGCCGCATCTCGAGATAGTTCTGGAATGA
- the LOC119312147 gene encoding casein kinase 1-like protein HD16: MPELRSGVRRARLRSSRLEDVQAADQVATPVLPAPRGRGGRRGGGAAAGRGNKKAAAAGRGRPAPKARGKRVEAIDLTDQPFEDIPEAIVGEAVAVTAQQDLALNKVADRAANFKMEGASGDRLAAAEDEATTTPVPERVQVGGSPEYITDRKLGKGGFGQVYVGRRITGGASRTGPDAYEVALKLEHRRSKGCSYGPPFEWQVYQSLNGCYGIPSVHYKGRQGDYYILVMDMLGPSLWDVWNSMGQAMSSHMVACIAVESISILEKLHSKGFVHGDVKPENFLLGQPGSPDEKKLFLIDLGLASKWKKASSSQHVEYDQRPDIFRGTIRYASVHAHLGRTGSRRDDLESLAYTLIFLIRGRLPWQGFQGDNKSFLVCKKKMATSADVLSCFCPPPFKHFLEMVTNMKFDEEPNYAKLISLFDSLIEVPASRPIRIDGALKVGQKRGRMVVNLEEEEQPKKKVRLGSPATQWISVYNARRPMKQRYHYNVADSRLHQHIEKGNEDGLYISCVASSANFWALIMDAGTGFGSQVYELSQIFLHKDWIMEQWEKNFYITAIAGATNGSSLVVMSKGTPYTQQSYKVSESFPYKWINKKWKEGFHVTSMGTAGNRWGVVMSRNAGYSDQVVELDFLYPSEGLHRRWESGYRITSSAGTPDQAAFILSIPKRKPLDETQETLRTSAFPSNHVKEKWAKNLYIASICYGRTAC; encoded by the exons ATGCCAGAGCTGCGAAGTGGTGTTCGGAGAGCTCGTCTGAGGTCCAGCAGGCTTGAAGACGTCCAGGCTGCAGATCAGGTAGCCACTCCCGTGTTGCCAGCTCCCCGGGGGAGGGGTGGGAGGCGTGGTGGTGGTGCTGCGGCTGGCAGAGGCAACAAGAAAGCAGCTGCCGCGGGAAGGGGAAGGCCGGCTCCAAAGGCTAGAGGAAAGAGGGTCGAGGCTATTGATCTGACTGACCAGCCTTTCGAGGACATCCCTGAAGCTATCGTTGGAGAGGCAGTTGCAGTCACCGCCCAGCAGGACCTTGCTTTGAACAAGGTAGCTGACAGGGCCGCCAACTTCAAAATGGAAGGTGCAAGTGGTGACAGACTTGCTGCGGCGGAAGATGAAGCCACGACGACGCCAGTGCCTGAGAGG GTTCAAGTTGGTGGCTCTCCAGAATATATAACTGATAGGAAGTTGGGCAAAGGTGGATTTGGCCAGGTCTATGTTGGCAGAAGAATAACTGGTGGGGCATCTCGTACGGGTCCAGATGCATATGAG GTTGCACTCAAACTCGAACATCGGAGAAGCAAAGGATGTAGTTATGGCCCCCCGTTTGAGTGGCAGGTTTATCA GTCTCTCAATGGTTGTTATGGCATACCATCAGTCCACTACAAGGGTCGCCAGGGAGACTACTACATTCTC GTAATGGATATGCTTGGTCCTAGCCTCTGGGATGTTTGGAATTCAATGGGACAGGC GATGTCTTCTCATATGGTTGCTTGCATTGCCGTTGAGTCCATATCAATCCTTGAGAAGCTTCATTCCAAAGG CTTTGTCCATGGAGATGTAAAGCCAGAAAACTTTTTGCTTGGTCAACCTGGATCACCTGATGAGAAGAAGCTTTTCCTAATTGATCTTGGTTTAG CATCCAAGTGGAAAAAAGCATCATCCAGTCAGCATGTTGAATATGACCAGAGGCCAGACATCTTTAG gggaacaaTTAGATATGCTAGTGTCCATGCTCATTTAGGCCGTACAGGCAGTAGAAGGGATGATTTGGAGTCACTAGCGTACACCCTTATTTTTTTAATAAGAGGAAGATTACCTTGGCAAGGCTTTCAG GGAGACAACAAGAGCTTTCTTGTTTGTAAGAAGAAGATGGCTACCTCTGCGGATGTTCTGAGTTGCTTCTGTCCACCTCCATTCAAACATTTTCTTGAGATGGTCACTAATATGAAATTTGATGAAGAGCCAAATTATGCAAAACTTATTTCTCTCTTTGATAGTCTGATTGAAGTGCCTGCTTCAAGACCCATCAGAATTGATGGTGCTCTAAAG GTTGGGCAGAAACGTGGAAGAATGGTTGTAAATCTTGAAGAAGAGGAACAGCCTAAGAAGAAAGTTCGGTTGGGGAGCCCAGCAACTCAATGGATTTCGGTTTATAATGCTAGGCGGCCCATGAAGCAGCG ATACCACTACAATGTAGCTGATTCAAGGTTGCACCAGCATATAGAAAAAGGCAATGAAGATGGCTTGTACATTAGTTGCGTAGCTTCTTCAGCAAATTTTTGGGCTCTCATAATGGACGCTGGGACCGGGTTTGGTTCTCAAGTTTATGAGCTTTCACAAATTTTCCTGCACAAG GATTGGATTATGGAGCAATGGGAAAAGAACTTCTATATAACAGCAATAGCTGGAGCAACCAATGGAAGCTCATTGGTTGTGATGTCCAAAG GAACTCCGTACACACAGCAGTCATACAAAGTCAGTGAATCTTTTCCTTATAAGTGGATTAATAAAAAGTGGAAAGAAGGTTTTCATGTAACATCCATGGGTACTGCTGGGAACCGTTGGGGAGTTGTCATGTCGAGGAATGCGGGCTACTCTGACCAG GTTGTAGAGTTGGATTTTCTGTATCCAAGTGAAGGACTCCATCGGCGATGGGAGAGTGGTTACAGAATAACTTCATCGGCAGGCACACCTGACCAAGCTGCTTTTATCCTGAGCATACCAAAGAGGAAGCCACTGGACGAGACCCAGGAAACCCTTCGAACTTCTGCCTTCCCCAGTAACCACGTGAAG GAGAAGTGGGCAAAGAACCTGTACATCGCCTCGATCTGCTACGGGCGAACCGCGTGTTGA